The region ATCTCGATTTCGTGATGGCGTTGTTTATGGCGTTTGGCGTCTCCTTCGAAGTGCCTATCGCGATTGTGTTGCTTTGCTGGAGTGGTGTAACGACACCCGAAGACTTGAAAAAGAAACGTCCGTATGTGCTGGTCGGGGCTTTTGTGGTCGGGATGTTGTTAACACCGCCGGATGTGTTCTCGCAAACATTGCTGGCCATTCCAATGTACCTGTTGTTTGAAATCGGCGTGTTCTTTGCCCGTTTCTATGTCGGAGGCCGTCGCCGGTCGGACGTCGACAACGAGACCGATCCGGATCAGCCTGCTTAAAGTTTCTTTCGTTATACATAGAAACCGCCCTGTTGGGCGGTTTCTGTTTCAGGACTCCCCATGTTTGAAATCGGTATAAATCTCACCAGCAGTCAGTTTGATAAAGATCGGCTGCAGGTAGTGGAAAGAGCCAGAACTGCCGGTCTGAGCGGCATGTTGATCACCGGAACGTCAGCGCAGGAAAGTGTCGAAGCGCAGAAAATGGCGGATGAGCATCCTGATTTTTGCTGGTCGACGGCGGGCGTGCATCCGCATCAGGCAAGTCACTGGGATGCGCAGGTTGAAGCCGGTATCCGTGAGCTTGCAGTGTTACCCAATGTTGTGGCTATCGGTGAGTGCGGGCTGGATTTCAATCGCAACTTTTCTCCGGCAGATCGACAGGAAGCTGCTTTCACGGCACAGCTGGCGCTGGCGAAAGAATTACAGTTGCCGGTGTTTCTGCATTGTCGCGATGCTGGTGAGCGCTTCGCCGCGTTGCTGAAACCCTGGCTGTCCGATTTGCCGGGCGGCGTGGTTCATTGTTTCACCGGCACCCGTCAGGAGCTTGAGTTGTATTTATCTCTCGGACTGTCGATTGGTATTACCGGTTGGGTGTGCGATGAGCGTCGCGGGCTGGAATTACGTGACATGCTGCCGCTGATCCCTGCGGACAGGTTAATGCTTGAAACCGATGCACCGTATTTACTGCCGCGTGATATGGAAAACAAGCCGAAAAACCGCCGCAATGAACCGGCTTTCCTGCCGCATATTGTTAAACAGGTCGCGCTGTGGCGCGGGGAAGATCCTCAGTGGCTGGCAGATATCACGGATGACAATGCACGTAAACTTTTTGCATTGTCCGCGCGCCGCTGAACCCAATGATAAAGGCACCTTTAACGGTGCCTTTATCATTTGTACTGGGCGGAGATGCCGGTCAGATTTTTTGGAAGTGCGTATTTTCGATGCTCTGACGAACCGGCTGGTTGATGAGGTTAAGCATCAGCAGTGAACGTGCTTCGCCGTCCGGTTCAGTATAAATCGCTTCGATACCGGCAAAAATCCCGTCGGTAATCACCACCTGATCGCCTTCATATGGCGTATCAGGATCACGAATTTCAATTGTT is a window of Rahnella aceris DNA encoding:
- the tatD gene encoding 3'-5' ssDNA/RNA exonuclease TatD; protein product: MFEIGINLTSSQFDKDRLQVVERARTAGLSGMLITGTSAQESVEAQKMADEHPDFCWSTAGVHPHQASHWDAQVEAGIRELAVLPNVVAIGECGLDFNRNFSPADRQEAAFTAQLALAKELQLPVFLHCRDAGERFAALLKPWLSDLPGGVVHCFTGTRQELELYLSLGLSIGITGWVCDERRGLELRDMLPLIPADRLMLETDAPYLLPRDMENKPKNRRNEPAFLPHIVKQVALWRGEDPQWLADITDDNARKLFALSARR